From a single Raphanus sativus cultivar WK10039 chromosome 3, ASM80110v3, whole genome shotgun sequence genomic region:
- the LOC108832373 gene encoding uncharacterized protein LOC108832373 has translation MGLISSPSVDESHSHTHKLFLFTNYILLGTASSCIFLTLSLRLIPSVCGFLLILLHATTIAAAISGCTAASCGRNRWYFAHMVATVLTAIFQGSVSVLIFTNTANFLGGLKSYVREDDAALILKLCGGLCVAIFCLEWVVLVLAFFLKYYGYVEGGDGSGGVAMKRSGKVQCEENHKGWPLSIQV, from the coding sequence ATGGGTTTGATCTCTTCTCCATCAGTCGACGAGTCTCACTCCCACACCCACAAGCTCTTCCTCTTCACCAACTACATCCTCCTCGGCACCGCCTCGAGCTGCATCTTCCTAACCCTCTCCCTCCGCCTGATCCCTTCCGTCTGCGGcttcctcctcatcctcctccACGCAACCACCATCGCCGCCGCGATCTCCGGCTGCACCGCCGCTTCCTGCGGGAGGAACCGGTGGTACTTCGCTCACATGGTGGCCACCGTGCTCACGGCGATATTCCAAGGGTCTGTCTCCGTTCTCATCTTCACCAACACGGCTAACTTCCTCGGGGGTCTCAAGTCGTATGTCCGCGAGGATGATGCTGCTTTGATCTTGAAACTATGCGGTGGGCTCTGTGTTGCGATCTTTTGTCTTGAGTGGGTTGTGTTGGTGTTGGCTTTCTTCTTGAAGTATTACGGTTATGTCGAGGGTGGTGATGGGAGTGGAGGCGTTGCGATGAAGAGAAGCGGTAAGGTGCAGTGTGAGGAGAATCATAAGGGATGGCCATTGTCGATCCAAGTTTGA
- the LOC108858412 gene encoding uncharacterized protein LOC108858412 has product MTTTVYSASASTVTEGAKGVMITPKCNNNKTNGKLRVVCRYGGSIVSQRYVGGDTRIVAVPPSAETSFASLVSHLAAKLGVAYDFKVKYQLPDQELDSLISLETDEDAQIMMEEHGYLTCESSSSVSKTRIRLFIFPLKTSASQGGLAQCKVAGDVDWLGVGEESKPEVTKPAVLQHPKTETWFVDALKSAEMMQAQGPSSGDGNGGICGQESMMLETNSAFGSSSSSVSSSNLPPVKSSGEDNTLASQVKFVPVESVSSRDNIAVTQISSHELPTRPHVLELNKPVPVPMSGYPPFLNQAQQQHTHVVYTGQPPHITGTSPMTLPPTTYHHTNHVHYQPLPQPYPIYYNPVDQYSSRQVQAPPVQHSTVLNTHQVDSPMVPLAPQIYPPPKPVDSLVQTSNDQAAFSSTTCRDDLIYNIDHLDDDTACALIYKTQPPAPIIPSQFQNMMLPEAFGKLRTQHNG; this is encoded by the exons ATGACGACCACCGTCTACTCCGCTTCCGCATCCACCGTAACGGAAGGCGCGAAAGGTGTTATGATCACGCCGAAGTGCaacaataacaaaacaaatggGAAGTTGCGGGTGGTGTGTAGGTACGGCGGTAGCATAGTATCGCAGCGCTACGTTGGGGGAGACACTCGGATCGTCGCGGTTCCTCCCTCCGCGGAGACGAGCTTCGCTTCGCTTGTCAGCCACCTCGCGGCTAAGCTCGGAGTCGCTTACGACTTCAAGGTGAAGTACCAGCTCCCTGATCAGGAGCTTGACTCGCTCATCTCCCTGGAGACCGATGAGGATGCTCAGATCATGATGGAGGAGCACGGATATCTCACGTGCGAGTCCTCCTCCTCGGTTTCGAAAACGCGCATTAGATTATTTATCTTCCCTTTGAAAACGAGCGCGAGTCAGGGAGGTCTGGCTCAGTGTAAAGTGGCGGGGGATGTTGACTGGCTTGGAGTAGGAGAAGAGTCCAAGCCTGAGGTGACTAAGCCCGCGGTGCTACAGCACCCAAAGACTGAGACGTGGTTCGTAGACGCGTTAAAGAGCGCGGAGATGATGCAGGCTCAGGGGCCAAGTAGCGGAGATGGTAATGGTGGGATCTGCGGACAGGAGTCGATGATGCTCGAGACCAACTCGGCATTTGGCTCCTCATCATCGTCTGTTTCTTCAAGCAATTTGCCTCCGGTGAAAAGCTCCGGCGAGGACAACACGTTGGCTTCGCAGGTCAAGTTTGTTCCAGTAGAATCAGTGTCGTCAAG AGACAATATTGCTGTTACTCAAATCTCTTCTCACGAGCTACCAACACGTCCTCATGTTCTGGAGCTAAACAAACCGGTTCCAGTTCCAATGTCAGGGTATCCACCGTTTCTAAACCAAGCTCAACAACAGCATACTCATGTCGTTTACACTGGACAGCCTCCTCACATTACTGGAACCTCACCTATGACATTACCTCCCACAACATACCATCACACAAACCACGTACATTATCAGCCCCTGCCACAGCCGTACCCAATCTATTACAATCCAGTTGATCAGTACAGTTCGAGGCAAGTTCAAGCACCGCCTGTGCAACACAGCACCGTTTTAAACACCCATCAAGTCGATTCTCCAATGGTCCCTCTAGCTCCACAGATTTACCCTCCACCCAAACCCGTTGATTCATTGGTTCAAACATCAAACGATCAAGCTGCTTTTAGTAGTACTACATGCAGAGATGATCTCATCTATAACATTGATCATCTCGATGACGATACAGCTTGTGCTCTGATTTATAAAACTCAGCCACCCGCTCCCATAATACCGTCTCAGTTCCAAAACATGATGCTGCCTGAGGCATTCGGTAAGCTACGCACCCAACACAATGGTTGA